From bacterium (Candidatus Blackallbacteria) CG13_big_fil_rev_8_21_14_2_50_49_14:
AAAGGTGCCAACTCCTGCGGATACCTTCGGGTATCTGAAAAATGAGTGATCAGTCAGCCGTTCGGATGGAACTGGTCATTTACCTGCTGGGTCTGCAGGGTTTCCAAGTGAGTATCTCATTTGGAGTAAGCGACATGGCCCAAACCCTTTTCTTTGCGGATCTTCCCCAAAGCACCTATTTAGCCCTCAACAGTGGCATTTTAAACCTCTCAGAACCACTGCTTCTGGATTCAGGTCAAATTCTGCACAAACCGCGTCTGGCCTGGCGCAGATTGGGCGAACCTCATTTGCCCGCCATTTTTATCTTGGGTGGCATCTCAGCCGGGCGCTATGCCTGGTGCACAGAACAAAGCCCCACGCCCGGCTGGTGGCAGGATCAGATTGGCCCTGGAAATGCTTTAGATCCCCAAAAATACCAATTGCTCAGTTTTGACTTTCTGGGCAGCAGTGGCAACAGCGAAGGCCCCCACAACAGCAGACTTTCAGGCCCAGATTTTCCAGCAATTACCACTCGGGATCAAGCCCGCGCCATTGCAGCGCTGCTCAAAGCTTTGGGCATTCAAAAATTGGAAAGTATGATTGGCGCGTCCTATGGCGGCATGGTCACCCTGGCTTTTGCGCAACATTTCTCAGAGTATCTCAAAAAAGCCCTGGTGATTTGTGCCGCAGACCGCCCTGCTCCCCTGGCCACAGCCTGGCGCCATGTGCAACGTGAAATTGTCAGCATGGCATTGAAACAGGGAGACCCTGAAGCAGGTTTACGTCTGGCGCGAGAACTGGCGGTGACGACCTATCGCTCAGAACTCGAATTTTCACAGCGTTTTGATTCAGGGCTGGGTTCCGCAGGCTGCCTGCCCTATCTCAAGCATCAAGGCCAAAGCTTTGCCAAGCGCTTTGATCCTTATAGCTATCTCTGCTTAAGCACCTCGATCGATACCCACCGAATTGAAGCAGAAGCGATTCCCCTTCGGGTGGATCTGCTGGGCTATACCAGCGATCTACTGGTTCCTGCGCCACAACTCAAGGCACTTCACACACGCCTGCCCAAGCCCGGCAACCTCACCTTGCTGAACAGCCCCTATGGGCACGACGCCTTTTTAAAAGAAAATTTGCAAACCACACAAACCATTAAAAACCACCTGGAGAGAAAACATGACTGAATTACAAGCTTCTACCCTAACCGCTCGCGAAGGCATTAACAGCGACAGCCAACATGGTGCAGTCATGCCGCCTCTGCACCTCAGCTCAAATTTTTCCTTTGCCGGTTTCAATCAAAAACGAGAATACGACTATACCCGCTCAGGCAACCCCACCCGGGATCAACTGGCCCAGGCCCTGGCCAAACTCGAAAAAGGCAGGCAGGCTGTGATTACAGCCACGGGCATGGGAGCCGTCACCTTAATTTTGCAACTTTTGCAACCAGGCGAACGGCTGCTGGCACCCGATGACTGTTATGGGGGCTGTAACCGCCTGTTCCGCGCCAAACAAGCCCAAGGACACCTGCAACTTCAACTTGAGCGTTTTACAGACAGTGCAGCCTTGATTGCGCAGATTCAAACCCTCAAACCCCGCATGGTCTGGATTGAAACCCCCAGCAATCCCCTTCTGCGCCTGAGCGATATTCAAGCCATCGCAGAAGCAGCCCATGGCATCGGAGCCCTGGTCGTGGCAGACAATACCTTTCTCTCTCCCGTTCAGCAAAACCCACTTGAACTGGGCGCAGATATCGTACTGCACTCCACCACCAAATATATCAATGGTCACAGCGATGTCGTGGGTGGAGCCGTCATCACACGGGATCCCGCCCTGGGCGAAAAATTGGCCTGGTGGGGCA
This genomic window contains:
- a CDS encoding alpha/beta hydrolase, whose translation is MSDQSAVRMELVIYLLGLQGFQVSISFGVSDMAQTLFFADLPQSTYLALNSGILNLSEPLLLDSGQILHKPRLAWRRLGEPHLPAIFILGGISAGRYAWCTEQSPTPGWWQDQIGPGNALDPQKYQLLSFDFLGSSGNSEGPHNSRLSGPDFPAITTRDQARAIAALLKALGIQKLESMIGASYGGMVTLAFAQHFSEYLKKALVICAADRPAPLATAWRHVQREIVSMALKQGDPEAGLRLARELAVTTYRSELEFSQRFDSGLGSAGCLPYLKHQGQSFAKRFDPYSYLCLSTSIDTHRIEAEAIPLRVDLLGYTSDLLVPAPQLKALHTRLPKPGNLTLLNSPYGHDAFLKENLQTTQTIKNHLERKHD
- the metB gene encoding O-succinylhomoserine (thiol)-lyase, yielding MTELQASTLTAREGINSDSQHGAVMPPLHLSSNFSFAGFNQKREYDYTRSGNPTRDQLAQALAKLEKGRQAVITATGMGAVTLILQLLQPGERLLAPDDCYGGCNRLFRAKQAQGHLQLQLERFTDSAALIAQIQTLKPRMVWIETPSNPLLRLSDIQAIAEAAHGIGALVVADNTFLSPVQQNPLELGADIVLHSTTKYINGHSDVVGGAVITRDPALGEKLAWWGNCLGLTGAPFDAWLTLRGLRTLPLRMRQHQENALQIAHFLENHAAIEQVYYPGLASHPQHELALRQQTGFGGVISFDLQVDLDLPVFIESLELFTLAESLGGVESLIAHPATMTHASMSQADRQVAGIGPRLLRLSVGIEAAQDLIQDLNQAFEKAGRKLPEQQTKSLVHA